A region of Argentina anserina chromosome 5, drPotAnse1.1, whole genome shotgun sequence DNA encodes the following proteins:
- the LOC126793169 gene encoding putative pentatricopeptide repeat-containing protein At3g16890, mitochondrial translates to MRWLSSLASRVSPVLGTQLKPNRPPPPSSRHKGTHFELRNNLISAKNPDRPVIDHLYIARILSRKDWFMLLNHELNARRIVLNPQCVVSVLQNQENPLNPLKFSIWVSKVDPLFLKNRSVRTVLANILFRKGPVLLSVEFLKDVKNSGVKVTEELLCILIGCWGRLGLANYCTAVFGQISFLGLSISTRLYNAVMDALVKSNSLDLAYLKFQQMPADNCLPDRFTYNILIHGVCKIGIVDEALRLVKQMEGLGYLPNVHTYTNLIDGFCNSKRVDEAFSIVKIMREKNVNPNEATVRSLVHGVFRCTDPSKAFELLLSFVERESRLLKVACDAILYCLSDNHMAREVAVFLKKSGVKGYLPDSSTFNITMVCLTKELAQPRNEIYEILEDFIQRGGKPGFGTYLVLIEAMYKSGNIDEGNQIFEQMIKDGVLSSVFSYNMVIDCFCKAQIIDRASQAFGDMQHKGIPPNLVTFNTLLTGYCKAGEVSKAHELLIKLLEHGFKPDIFTFSTIIDGLCRVHQIDDAFDCFAEMVRWGITPNVITYNILLRSLCFIRDIARTEGLMKKMQLSGIKPDASSFSYLIESLCKMNKVEKAEELFLVMLKLGLNPDNYTCSVFIKALCDMGKLDVAKEIFLSMEAYDCLPDSSICDIMLESLIQHNRFDEACRIVKKFVRRKN, encoded by the coding sequence ATGAGATGGCTTTCTTCTTTAGCCTCTAGAGTCTCACCTGTACTCGGAACCCAACTCAAACCCAACAGGCCTCCGCCGCCATCTTCTCGCCACAAAGGTACTCACTTTGAGCTTCGAAACAATCTCATTTCAGCTAAGAATCCCGATCGTCCTGTAATCGATCACCTCTACATTGCTCGAATACTTTCTAGAAAGGATTGGTTTATGTTACTCAACCACGAGTTGAACGCCAGGAGGATTGTTCTGAATCCTCAGTGTGTTGTTAGTGTGTTGCAAAACCAAGAAAACCCATTGAACCCTTTGAAGTTTTCAATATGGGTTTCCAAGGTTGATCCTTTGTTCCTAAAGAATCGATCAGTTAGGACTGTGTTAGCCAacattcttttcaggaaaggcCCGGTTCTGTTGTCTGTTGAGTTTCTTAAAGATGTTAAGAACTCGGGTGTTAAGGTTACTGAAGAGTTGCTTTGCATTTTGATTGGTTGTTGGGGGAGGTTGGGTTTGGCAAATTATTGTACTGCGGTTTTCGGGCAGATTTCGTTTCTGGGTCTTAGTATTAGTACTAGGTTGTACAATGCTGTGATGGATGCGTTAGTCAAGTCCAATTCACTTGATTTGGCTTATTTGAAATTTCAGCAGATGCCGGCAGATAATTGCCTTCCTGATAGgtttacgtacaatattcttaTTCATGGAGTTTGCAAGATCGGTATTGTGGATGAAGCTCTGCGTTTAGTCAAGCAAATGGAAGGCTTGGGGTATTTGCCTAATGTTCATACTTATACAAATTTGATTGATGGGTTTTGTAATTCAAAGAGGGTCGACGAAGCCTTCAGCATTGTGAAGATAATGAGGGAGAAGAATGTGAATCCTAATGAAGCTACTGTCAGATCATTGGTTCATGGGGTGTTTCGTTGCACGGACCCTAGTAAGgcttttgagttgttattgaGTTTTGTTGAAAGGGAGTCTCGTTTGCTTAAGGTAGCTTGTGATGCCATACTGTATTGCCTCTCCGATAATCACATGGCAAGGGAGGTTGCTGTGTTTTTGAAGAAATCTGGTGTGAAGGGTTATTTGCCCGACAGTTCAACGTTTAACATTACAATGGTTTGTTTGACAAAGGAATTGGCTCAACCTCGGAATGAGATATATGAAATATTGGAAGATTTCATACAGCGAGGTGGAAAACCAGGTTTCGGTACTTATCTTGTGTTGATTGAAGCTATGTACAAGTCTGGAAACATTGATGAGGGGAATCAAATCTTCGAGCAAATGATCAAAGATGGAGTTTTATCTAGTGTCTTCTCATATAACATGGTAATCGATTGCTTTTGCAAAGCCCAAATTATCGACAGGGCATCACAGGCATTTGGAGATATGCAGCATAAAGGTATTCCTCCTAACCTTGTAACATTCAATACACTTCTTACTGGATATTGCAAGGCTGGAGAGGTAAGCAAGGCACATGAACTGTTGATAAAGCTCCTAGAACATGGTTTCAAACCGGATATATTTACTTTTAGTACAATAATTGATGGACTCTGTCGGGTGCATCAGATTGATGATGCTTTCGATTGTTTTGCTGAGATGGTCCGGTGGGGAATCACTCCAAATGTCATCACATACAATATCTTGTTACGCTCTTTGTGTTTCATCAGAGATATTGCTAGAACAGAAGGACTAATGAAAAAGATGCAGTTATCTGGAATAAAACCAGATGCAAGCTCTTTCAGTTATCTTATTGAAAGTCTTTGTAAGATGAACAAGGTTGAGAAAGCAGAGGAACTATTTCTTGTTATGTTGAAATTGGGTTTGAATCCGGACAATTATACATGTAGTGTTTTTATCAAGGCACTGTGTGACATGGGAAAACTTGACGTGGCAAAGGAGATATTTCTCTCTATGGAAGCATATGATTGTTTACCCGATTCTTCTATTTGTGATATAATGCTGGAATCTCTGATTCAGCATAACCGTTTTGATGAGGCCTGTAGAATCGTGAAAAAATTTGTCAGGAGGAAAAACTAA